Proteins encoded by one window of Nicotiana tabacum cultivar K326 chromosome 10, ASM71507v2, whole genome shotgun sequence:
- the LOC107788616 gene encoding CRS2-associated factor 2, mitochondrial, which produces MMKLLPWRRLTVHSKIPSTPSPSSFTNTYRFLFHSQPDEEDIFDPPFSPTLKPHKPKKKGQKQENASCVEDCEKAQDFTVNFDLPFDFRYSYSETNPAVEPIAFREPPRFSPFGPGRLDRKWTGTSAPRLQPVDLEKVAEDRRRVLGEPLSEEETAELVEKYRHNDCSRQINLGRGGVTHNMLEDIHSHWKRAEAIRIKCLGVPTLDMDNVCSHLEDKSGGKVVYRHINILLLYRGRNYDPKSRPTVPVMLWKPLAPIYPKLVKNVADGLTFEETKAMRNKGLNAPPLTKLSRNGVYVNVVDKVRAAFETEEVVRLDCTHVGTSDCKRIGVKLRDLVPCVPILFKDEQIILWRGKKDEEQNSGS; this is translated from the exons ATGATGAAGTTATTGCCATGGCGCCGTTTAACCGTCCATTCCAAAATCCCCAGTACTCCTTCTCCTTCATCGTTCACCAACACTTACCGTTTCTTATTCCACTCTCAGCCAGATGAAGAAGATATCTTCGACCCTCCATTTTCTCCCACCTTAAAACCCCATAAACCCAAGAAAAAGGGACAAAAACAAGAGAACGCTTCATGTGTTGAAGATTGTGAAAAAGCTCAGGACTTTACTGTTAATTTTGACTTGCCCTTTGATTTTCGCTACTCTTACTCTGAGACCAACCCGGCGGTTGAGCCTATTGCTTTCCGTGAACCGCCCCGGTTCTCTCCGTTTGGCCCGGGACGGCTTGATAGAAAATGGACCGGGACTTCAGCTCCGCGTCTACAGCCGGTGGATTTGGAGAAAGTGGCTGAGGACCGGCGTCGGGTTCTCGGAGAACCGCTCTCTGAGGAAGAAACTGCGGAGCTGGTCGAGAAGTATCGTCACAATGATTGTTCTCGCCAAATTAATTTGG GACGTGGTGGAGTTACGCACAATATGCTGGAAGACATCCATAGCCATTGGAAGAGGGCTGAAGCTATAAGGATTAAGTGCTTAGGGGTGCCAACTCTTGACATGGATAATGTATGCTCCCATCTCGAG GACAAATCAGGTGGAAAAGTTGTCTATCGCCATATCAATATCTTACTCTTATATCGTGGTCGAAATTATGATCCCAAAAGTAGACCTACTGTTCCTGTGATGCTGTGGAAGCCTTTGGCTCCAATATATCCAAAGCTTGTGAAGAATGTTGCTGATGGCCTGACATTTGAAGAAACGAAGGCAATGAGGAACAAAGGGCTCAATGCTCCTCCTTTAACGAAACTCA GCAGAAATGGAGTGTATGTGAATGTGGTGGACAAAGTCAGAGCAGCGTTTGAAACAGAAGAAGTCGTTAGATTAGATTGTACCCATGTGGGTACAAGCGACTGCAAAAGAATCGGTGTTAAATTACGG GATCTGGTACCATGTGTTCCTATCTTGTTCAAAGATGAGCAGATTATTCTCTGGAGAGGCAAAAAAGATGAAGAACAGAACTCCGGCTCTTGA